The Longimicrobium terrae region CCGCCCCCCACCCGTCCTCACGGTACTGCGCGTAGAAGCACGACAGCCGGCCCGACAGCGCGAGCTGATCCACCACGTCTGACAGGAACCGCGTATAGCTCTCCTCCCGCACCCATTCCTGCACCGAGGGCGGCATCAGGTACAGCTGATCTTGCTCGTACGGCAGGAAGTTGTAGCTCATCGCTTGATCCGGCGGGATGACGGCGTTCCTCTCCCCCCAATCTACCCTCGCTATCATCCGCCCGCAGTCCCTCAACGGGTTTATCAGACAGGCTCTTGAGCGGCGGATTCATTCGCTCAGGATACGTTCGGCGCGCTTTGGTCTCCGCCTTCCACACCAGGCCTGCCGCCTCGCCCAACCCTCCCCCAGTCTTTTTTGGGGGAGGGTGGGCCGGTGGTGCCGGCCCGGGTGGGGGCCGCTTTGGAGCCCGCCGCGTCTCAATACTCGTCCGGTCCTGGAACCAGGACCGTGATGCCGCCGGGGACGGCGCGCGCGTGCAGCGGCGTGTTGCCGATCAGCTCCCCATCCACCTCGGTGACCACGGGCGGATCGGACTCCACCCGCACGTCCGCCGCCTGCAGGTAGATCAGCCGGTCATCGCCCGCGTACTGGCCGCTCACCACGCGCCACACCACCGCGGCCACATCCGGCAGCGTGCGCGGCGCAAAGATGCACACGTCCAGCAGTCCGTCCTGATAGGACACCGCGGGACCCACGCTGACCTCCACCGGCGGGAACGGCGCGGCCACGAACTGCCCCATGTTGGCCACCAGCACCATCGCGGCGGGAACGGTGAGCATGTGCCCGTCCGCGGTGATGCGGAACAGCGTGCTGGGCGGGGTGACGCCCACCCGCAGCCCGGCGTACAGGTACGCGCCGAAGCCCCAGCGATCCTTGAGCTCGCGCGTGGCCCCGGCGATGACGGCCGCGTCCCACCCCGCGCCCGCCGCCAGCGCGAAGTAGCGCCCGTCCGCCAGCCGTCCCAAGTCAATGCAGGCGGGCACGCCGTTCACCGCCACCTCCACCGCGTCCTCGATGTCGCGCGGAATCCCCAGGTTCACCGCCACCTGGTTTCCCGTCCCCTTGGGGATGATGCCCAGCGGAATGTCGGTTCCCGCCAGGCCGGAGATCACCTCGCCCACGGTTCCGTCCCCGCCCACGGCGACCACGGCGCGGTAGCCGCCCTGCGCGGCGTGGCGGGCGGCGCGCTCCGCGTCTCCCGCGCCCGCGGTGTGAAAGAGGTCAAAGCTGGCGCCCCGCACGGCGAACGCGCCGGCCAGCAGGCGAAGCGTGCGCTCCGTGTCCAGCTGCCCGGCGGCGGGGTTGATGACGATCAGCGTCCGCGAGCCCGGCGTGATGGCCGGGTGCGTGGACGCGGGGTGAATCGGTTCCACCTGAATTCCGTTGCGCGTGCGTCGCGGGCCCGCCCATCGGCCCCGCTGCGTGCGGGAGGCAAGATGACGGGCGGATGCTCGCTCCGGCAAGCGGGCGCGGCGCCTGACCTCGCCGGCGGACGCCGGTCATCCGGTCCATGACGCCAAAAGGGAGCGTGCGCGCCCCGCTCGCGGCCGCGCACGCTCCCGTCCATCAACCCCGCCCGACGAATGCCCGGCGGGAGCGGATTACAGCCCCGTCGCGGCGGAAACCTGGTTCCAGTTCGTGCCGTCGAACACGAACTCGATCACGTTCCGCCTGCCGCCGGTGGTGTCCGGTGTCCAGTTCACCTTGTACACCGCGTTGAACG contains the following coding sequences:
- a CDS encoding YegS/Rv2252/BmrU family lipid kinase yields the protein MEPIHPASTHPAITPGSRTLIVINPAAGQLDTERTLRLLAGAFAVRGASFDLFHTAGAGDAERAARHAAQGGYRAVVAVGGDGTVGEVISGLAGTDIPLGIIPKGTGNQVAVNLGIPRDIEDAVEVAVNGVPACIDLGRLADGRYFALAAGAGWDAAVIAGATRELKDRWGFGAYLYAGLRVGVTPPSTLFRITADGHMLTVPAAMVLVANMGQFVAAPFPPVEVSVGPAVSYQDGLLDVCIFAPRTLPDVAAVVWRVVSGQYAGDDRLIYLQAADVRVESDPPVVTEVDGELIGNTPLHARAVPGGITVLVPGPDEY